CTGCCGCAATTGCCGCGGCTGCTGCACGATTTCCTTGAAAATCGGCCTGCGGACAACCGCCGCGAATTGCTGGAACTGCTGGCCGCGCAAAAGCGCACCAACCGGTTGCTCCAGACCATCATCTACGGTGGCATAGGATTTGTATTGGGATTGCTCGCGATGCAATTGCTGATGCGTGTGAAGTTGTTCTAGAGGAGAGTCCCCGTGCTGCTGACGCTGGTTGTCGTTTATCTGCTGGTCACCATTGCGATCGGCCTCTACGCCGCCAAGCGGGTGAAGAACACCACCGACTTCGCGATCGCGGGGCGGCACCTGCCGCTCTTCATGATCGTGACCACGACGTTCGCGACCTGGTTCGGCTCCGAAACGGTGCTCGGCATCCCGGCCAAGTTCATCGAAGGCGGCCTGCACGGCGTGGTCGAAGACCCGTTCGGTGCGGGCACCTGCCTCATCCTCGTCGGGCTGTTCTTCGCGGGCAAGCTCTACCGCATGACGCTCCTGACCATCAGCGACTACTACCGCGAGCGTTACGGCCGCAGCGTCGAGGTGGCCTGCTCGCTCATCATCATGCTGAGCTACCTGGGCTGGGTGTCGGCGCAGGTCACGGCGCTGGGGCTGGTGTTCAACGTGCTTTCGGCAGGCGCCATCAGCATTCCGGTGGGCATGGTGATCGGGGTGGTCTCCATCCTGGCCTACACGCTGTTCGGCGGCATGTGGTCGGTGGCGGTGACCGACTTCATCCAGATGATCATCCTGGTCTCCGGCCTCGCGGTGATCGCGGTGTTCGCCGGCAACATGGCGGGCGGCGCCGACAAGGTGGTCGCTTTCGCGGTCAGCAAGGACCTGTTCAAGTTCTGGCCCGAACCCAACTGGCACGACATGGTGTTCTTCTTTGCCGCGGCCATCACGATGATGCTGGGCTCCATTCCGCAGCAGGACGTGTTCCAGCGTGTCATGTCGGCCAACAGCGTGAAGGCTGCGACGCGCGGGCCGGTCATCGGCGGCGTGGCATACATCCTGTTCGCCTTCGTGCCGATGTTCCTGGTGGCCAGCGCGCTGTTGATCATGCCGGAGCAGACGGCCGCGCTGCTGAAGGAAGATCCGCAGAAGGTGCTGCCGACCCTGGTGCTCGAGAAGATGCCTTTCGTGATGCAGGTGCTGTTCTTCGGCGCGCTGCTGTCGGCCATCAAGTCGACCGCCTCGGCCACCTTGCTGGCACCCAGCGTTACCTTCACCGAGAACATCTGGCGCCAGTTCCGGCCCTCGGGCACCGACCGCCAGAACCTCATGACCATGCGCATCACGGTGCTGGTCTTCAGCGCGGCCGTGCTGGCCTATGCCATCCGCATGCAGGGCACGCCGATCTATGAACTGGTGTCGGGCGCCTACCAGGTGCCGCTGGTGGGCGCCTTCGTGCCGCTGGTGTGCGGGCTCTACTGGCGCCGCGCCACCACCCAGGGGGCCATCGTTTCGATCCTGTTCGGTATCGGGGTCTGGCTGCTGTTCCTGTCCATGCCCTGGGGCGCCGAATTTCCGGCCCAGCTGGCCGGCGTGCTCGCTTCGTTCGTGGGCATGGTGGCCGGGTCGTTGGCGCCTCAATGGGTCACCAACACCCGCACGCCGCACCGGCTGCTGGCGACCGAGCCGGCCTGAAGGCCACCTGTTGAGTAGGGCGGCCCTTATAATCGAGGGCTTTGCAAGCGGCCTCTGTTTCGTTCTCTGCGCCGCCTTTTTACTCAATTCCATGCCCATTTACGCCTACAAGTGCAGTGCCTGCGGCTTTGCCAAGGATGCCCTGCAAAAAATGTCCGATGCGCCGTTCACGGTGTGTCCGGCATGCGGCGCGAGTGCCTTCGAGAAGCAAGTCACCGCCGCCGGCTTCCAGCTCAAGGGCTCCGGCTGGTACGTGACCGATTTCCGCGATGGCGGCGGCAAGAAGGCCGAGTCTGCAAGCGCGGCCCCCGCGGCGAACGGCGATACCGCCGCCGCGCCGGCCGCCGGCACGGCAGATTCTTCTTCCAGCGCTGCGCCCGCTCCTGCGGCCGTGCCTGCCTCCAGCCCTGCTCCGGCGCCCGCGCCAGCGCCCGCTGCCAAGAGCGAATAAGAAGGCACCATGCTTGCCCTGCGCAAATGGCTGTTCTCCGGCTTGCTGGTGATCGTTCCGCTGTTCATCACCCTGGCGGTGCTGAAGTGGATCATCGACACGCTGGACCAGACGCTCTGGGTGCTGCCAGTGGTCTGGCAGAAATGGCTGTACGACAACAACGTGCGCGGGCTCGGCGTGCTGCTCACGCTGGCCATCTTGCTCGGCGTGGGTGCCATCGCGAGCAATTTCGTGGGCAAGCGCCTGCTCGGCTGGGGCGATGCGGTGGTGCGGCGCATTCCGGTCGTGCGCTCGATCTACTCCAGCGTCAAGCAGGTGTCCGACACGCTGTTTTCCGAGAACGGCAACGCCTTCCGGACGGCCGTGCTGGTGCAGTGGCCGCGCGAGGGCGTCTGGACCATCGCCTTCGTGACCGGAACGCCCGGTAGCGACGTGGTCGAGCACCTGGGCGGCGGCGACTACCTCGGCGTCTACGTGCCGACAACGCCCAACCCCACGGGCGGTTATTTCGTGATGCTCAAGCGCAGCGACTGCATCGAACTCAAGATGAGCGTGGACGAAGCGCTCAAATACATCGTCTCGATGGGCGTGGTCGTTCCCGGCGGCCCCTCGACCCTCGCGAACAAGTAAAAAACGCGCCTTCGCGGCGCTGGAATTCAAGATATGGCCATGCGTACTCACTATTGCGGTCTTGTGACCGAAGCCCTGATGGGCCAAACCGTCACCCTGTGCGGCTGGGTCAACCGTCGCCGCGACCACGGCGGCGTGATCTTCATCGACGTGCGCGACCGCGAAGGCTACGTGCAGGTGGTGTGCGACCCCGACCGGGCCTCCACCTTCGCCGTGGCCGAGAACCTGCGCAACGAGTTCTGCGTGCAGATCACGGGCCTGGTGCGCGCGCGCCCCGAAGGCACCACCAACGACAGCCTCAAGAGCGGCAAGATCGAAGTGCTGTGCCACGAGCTCAAGGTGCTCAACCCGTCGGTCACGCCGCCGTTCCTGCTGGACGACGACAACCTGTCGGAAACCACGCGCCTCACGCACCGCGTGCTCGACCTGCGCCGTCCGGCCATGCAGCGCAACATGATGCTGCGCTACAAGGTGACGATGGAAACGCGCAAGTTCCTCGATGCCAACGGCTTCATCGACATCGAGACCCCGATGCTCGGCAAGTCCACGCCCGAAGGTGCGCGCGACTACCTGGTGCCCAGCCGCGTGCACGACGGCAGCTTCTTCGCGCTGCCGCAGTCGCCGCAGCTCTTCAAGCAGCTCCTGATGGTGGCCGGCTACGACCGCTACTACCAGATCGTGAAGTGCTTCCGCGACGAAGACCTGCGCGCCGACCGCCAGCCCGAATTCACGCAGATCGACATCGAGACCTCGTTCCTCGCCGAAGAAGAAATCCGCGAGATGTTCGAAGGAATGATCCGCACCGTGTTCCGCAACGCCGCGGGCATCGACCTGCCGGTGTTCCCGACCATGACGTACGGCGACGCGATGTTCAAGTACGGCTCGGACAAGCCCGACCTGCGCGTGAAGCTCGAATTCACCGAACTCACCGAGCTCATGAAGCGCGTCGATTTCAAGGTGTTCTCGAACGCCGCCACGATGGTCGGCGGCCGTGTCGTCGCGCTGCGCGTGCCGGGCGGAGGCGCCGAGGGCGGCCTGTCGCGCGGTGAAATCGACGCTTATCAAGAATTCGTCAAGATCTACGGCGCCAAGGGCCTGGCCTACATCAAGGTCAACGACGCAGCCGCCGGCCGTGAAGGCCTGCAGAGCCCGATCGTCAAGAACCTCGACGACGCCTCGCTGGCCGAAATCATCGCCCGCACCGGCGCCCGCAACGGCGACATCCTGTTCTTCGGCGCCGACAAGGAAAAGGTCGTCAACGACGCCATCGGCGCGCTGCGCGTGAAGATCGGCCACAGCGCCTTCGGCAAGAAGGCGGGCCTGTTCGACGACCGCTGGGCGCCGCTGTGGGTGGTCGACTTCCCGATGTTCGAGTTCGACGAGGAAGGCCAGCGCTGGAGCGCCGTGCACCACCCGTTCACCGCACCGAAGGACGGCCATGAAGACCTCATGGACACCGCCCCCGAGAAGTGCATTGCCAAGGCCTACGACATGGTGCTCAACGGCATCGAGATGGGCGGCGGCTCGGTGCGTATCCATCGCGAGGAAGTGCAGAGCAAGGTGTTCCGCGCGCTGAAAATCAGCGCCGAGGACGCGCAGCTGAAGTTCGGCTTCCTGCTCGACGCGCTGCAGTACGGCGCACCGCCGCACGGCGGCATCGCCATCGGCCTGGACCGCCTCGTCATGCTCATGACCGGCGCCGAATCGATCCGCGACGTGATCGCGTTCCCCAAGACCCAGCGCGCGCAAGACCTGCTGACGCAGGCGCCGAGCCCGGTCGACGAGAAGCAGCTGCGCGAGCTGCACATCCGGCTGCGCAACGTCCAGCAGCCTGCCTGATGCGCTCATGACGGCAGGCATCCGGCCCTGGAAGATTCCGGAGTCGGTGCTGGTCGTCATTCACACGCCGGCGCTCGAGGTGCTGCTGATCCGGCGCGCCGACGCCGACGAGTTCTGGCAGTCGGTCACCGGCAGCAAGGACTTGGCCGACGAGCCGCTCATGCTCACCGCGGCACGCGAGGTGGCCGAGGAAACCGGCATCCAGTGCGGGGAGGGCACCCCGCTGGCCGCGCGGTTGACCGACTGGCAACTGAGCAACATCTACGAAATCTATCCGGGCTGGCGTGCCCGCTATGAACCGGGCGTGACGCACAACACCGAGCATCTGTTCGGCCTCTGCGTGCCCGAACGCCTGGTGCCCACGCTGGCGCCGCGCGAGCACACCCACTGGAAATGGCTGCCCTACCGCGAGGCGGCCGACGCGTGCTTTTCCCCGTCGAATGCCGAAGCCATTCTGTTGCTGCCAGAATTTGCGCGATGAACCTGCCGGCACACACCCTCCGGGTCGCGACCTACAACATCCACAAGGGTGTGCAGGGCATCGGGCCCGCGCGGCGCCTCGAGATCCACAACCTCGGGCACGCCATGGAGCAGCTCGACGCCGACATCATCTGCCTGCAGGAAGTGCGCAAGATGAATCGGCAGGCCGAGATGCGGTTCGAGCGCTGGCCCGCGCTTCCCCAAGCCGACTTCCTGGCGCCCGAGGGCTACACCGCCGTGTATGAAACCAATGCCATCACGCGCCACGGCGAGCATGGCAATGCGCTTTTGACCCGCTGGCCGGTGATCCACACCGGCCACCAAGACATTTCCGACCATCGCTTCGAGCAGCGCGGGCTGCTGCACGTCGTCATCGAGGTGGAGGGCAGGCCTGTGCATGCCATCGTCGTGCACCTGGGGCTCATCAAGGGCAGCCGCGTGCGTCAGGTCGCCCGGCTGCGGGAGTTCATCGACCGCGAAGTGCCGCCCGGCGAGGCCGTGGTCGTCGCGGGCGACTTCAACGACTGGGGCGCGCGCATGCGCTACGCCATGAACGCGATGGGCCTGCGCGATGCCAGCGACCTGCGCGGTCCGCGAACGCTCACCTATCCTTCGCGGCTGCCGGTGGCGCAGCTCGATTTCGTCTATGGACGCCAGTTGGAGCCGGTGGCCTGCTCGGTGCCGCGCGGGCCGATCTGGGCGCGGATGTCCGATCACCTGCCGCTGGTGGCCGACTTCACGCTGGCATGAGCGCCGGTTTCGCAGTGTTCCCCTCGGGACGTGGCCAAAATACGTTCACTGATACCATGCGCGGATGCTGAGGAAAACCGACGTGGAACCGCGCCCTGACGGAAACAACGACGACGAGGGCACGCCCGTCTCGGTGAAAATCCGCGAACGCCTGACGGCCGCGCGCAAGCGCTTCAATGCCAACGACAACATCGCCGAGTTCATCGAACCGGGCGAGCTCGAGTCCTTGCTCGACGAAGTCGAGGTCAAGATGAAGGGCGTGCTCGAGAGCCTGGTGATCGATCTCGAGAACGACCACAACACCGGCAACACCGCGCGCCGCGTGGCCAAGATGTACCTGAACGAGGTGTTCAGGGGCCGCTACGTGGCACCGCCGTCGCTCACCGAATTTCCGAACGCCGAGCACCTGAACGAGCTGATGATCGTCGGCCCGATCACCGTGCGCAGCGCCTGCTCGCACCACTTCTGCCCGATCATCGGCAAGCTGTGGATCGGCATCATGCCCAACGAGCACACCAACGTCATCGGCCTGTCGAAGTACGCGCGCCTGGCCGAATGGGTGATGGGCCGGCCCCAGATCCAGGAAGAGGCCGTGGTGCAGCTGGCCGACCTGATCCAGGAAAAAACCCAGCCCGACGGCCTGGCCCTCGTCATGGAAGCCGAGCATTTCTGCATGGCCTGGCGCGGCGTGAAGGAAATGGACAGCAAGATGATCAACTCCGTGATGCGCGGCGTGTTCCTCAAAGACCCGAGCCTGCGCCGCGAATTCCTTTCCCTGCTGCCGAGGAGAAGCTGAAGATGTTGGTCCGACTCCTCTACGCCAGCCGCGCCGTCGATACCAGCCCCGAGGCCATCGAAGCCATCCTCGCGCAATCGCGCACGCACAACACGGCCTGCGGCATCACCGGCATTCTTTGCTATGGCGCGGGCACCTTCCTGCAAGCCATCGAAGGCGGGCGCATGGCCATCAGCGAGCTCTACGGCCATATCCAGCGCGACGCCCGCCACAAGGACGTGGTGCTGCTGCACTACGAAGAAATTTCCGAGCGCCGCTTCGGTGGCTGGACCATGGGGCAGGTCAACCTCTCGAAGCTCAATGCCTCGACCCTGCTCAAGTATTCGGAAAAGCCCGAGCTGAACCCCTATGCCGTGTCGGGCAAGGTCTCGCTGGCGCTGCTCGAGGAACTGATGGCCACCGCGGCCATCGTTGGCCGCCACTGAAGACAGTGGTGGCCGCGCCAGGCACTTCGCGTTCCCTCGGCATCGCATAACGCCCCGGAGTGCCGCTCTCCGCCTTCGCATTGATCCTGCTTGCCGGGATCATTCACGCCAGCTGGAACATCGCCGCCAAGAAGGCGAACGGCGATGCACGCTTCGCGTTCCAGAGCGGCGTGTTCATGGCCGTGGTGTGGGCGCCGGTGGGCCTCACGCTGGGCTGGAGCGTCGTGCCGACCTGGGGTGCGAAGGAATGGGGCTTCATCGCGCTGAGCGGCGTGCTGCATGTCTTCTACTACGTGATCCTGCTGCGCGGCTACCGCAAGTCCGATCTCACCGTGGTCTACCCGCTGGCGCGCGGCTCGGGCCCGCTGCTGTCGTCGCTGGTCGCGGTCCTGTTCCTCGGCGAGCGGATCAGCCTGACGGGCGTGGCGGGCATTGCGGGTGTGGTGCTCGGCGTCTTCCTGGTGGCCGGCGGACCGGGCCTGTGGCGCAAGAAGCATGATCCTGCCCAGCGCGCGCGGGTGCAGAAAGGCATTCGCTACGGCGTGCTGACGGGCGCCTTCATCGCGGCCTACACGGTGGCCGACAGCTACGCGGTGAAGTTCCTGGCGATGTCGCCGATCCTGCTCGACTACTTCGGCAACTTCGTGCGCGTGGGCCTGCTGTTGCCCGCGGCGCTGCAGGACCGGGCGGCCACCGCGCGGATGTGGCGGGCCCAGTGGAAGTACGCCTTGCTGGTGGCGGCAATCAGCCCCGTCTCCTACGTGCTGGTCCTCTATGCGGTGCAGCAGGCGCCCATTTCCCACGTCGCCCCGGCGCGCGAGGTCTCGA
The Variovorax paradoxus genome window above contains:
- a CDS encoding endonuclease/exonuclease/phosphatase family protein; the protein is MNLPAHTLRVATYNIHKGVQGIGPARRLEIHNLGHAMEQLDADIICLQEVRKMNRQAEMRFERWPALPQADFLAPEGYTAVYETNAITRHGEHGNALLTRWPVIHTGHQDISDHRFEQRGLLHVVIEVEGRPVHAIVVHLGLIKGSRVRQVARLREFIDREVPPGEAVVVAGDFNDWGARMRYAMNAMGLRDASDLRGPRTLTYPSRLPVAQLDFVYGRQLEPVACSVPRGPIWARMSDHLPLVADFTLA
- a CDS encoding FmdB family zinc ribbon protein, which produces MPIYAYKCSACGFAKDALQKMSDAPFTVCPACGASAFEKQVTAAGFQLKGSGWYVTDFRDGGGKKAESASAAPAANGDTAAAPAAGTADSSSSAAPAPAAVPASSPAPAPAPAPAAKSE
- a CDS encoding DMT family transporter; this encodes MPLSAFALILLAGIIHASWNIAAKKANGDARFAFQSGVFMAVVWAPVGLTLGWSVVPTWGAKEWGFIALSGVLHVFYYVILLRGYRKSDLTVVYPLARGSGPLLSSLVAVLFLGERISLTGVAGIAGVVLGVFLVAGGPGLWRKKHDPAQRARVQKGIRYGVLTGAFIAAYTVADSYAVKFLAMSPILLDYFGNFVRVGLLLPAALQDRAATARMWRAQWKYALLVAAISPVSYVLVLYAVQQAPISHVAPAREVSMLFAALIGGHLLREGDRLLRLLGAGFIAAGVVALALG
- the folE gene encoding GTP cyclohydrolase I encodes the protein MLRKTDVEPRPDGNNDDEGTPVSVKIRERLTAARKRFNANDNIAEFIEPGELESLLDEVEVKMKGVLESLVIDLENDHNTGNTARRVAKMYLNEVFRGRYVAPPSLTEFPNAEHLNELMIVGPITVRSACSHHFCPIIGKLWIGIMPNEHTNVIGLSKYARLAEWVMGRPQIQEEAVVQLADLIQEKTQPDGLALVMEAEHFCMAWRGVKEMDSKMINSVMRGVFLKDPSLRREFLSLLPRRS
- the nudB gene encoding dihydroneopterin triphosphate diphosphatase, translated to MTAGIRPWKIPESVLVVIHTPALEVLLIRRADADEFWQSVTGSKDLADEPLMLTAAREVAEETGIQCGEGTPLAARLTDWQLSNIYEIYPGWRARYEPGVTHNTEHLFGLCVPERLVPTLAPREHTHWKWLPYREAADACFSPSNAEAILLLPEFAR
- a CDS encoding BLUF domain-containing protein, with the protein product MLVRLLYASRAVDTSPEAIEAILAQSRTHNTACGITGILCYGAGTFLQAIEGGRMAISELYGHIQRDARHKDVVLLHYEEISERRFGGWTMGQVNLSKLNASTLLKYSEKPELNPYAVSGKVSLALLEELMATAAIVGRH
- the aspS gene encoding aspartate--tRNA ligase, with the translated sequence MAMRTHYCGLVTEALMGQTVTLCGWVNRRRDHGGVIFIDVRDREGYVQVVCDPDRASTFAVAENLRNEFCVQITGLVRARPEGTTNDSLKSGKIEVLCHELKVLNPSVTPPFLLDDDNLSETTRLTHRVLDLRRPAMQRNMMLRYKVTMETRKFLDANGFIDIETPMLGKSTPEGARDYLVPSRVHDGSFFALPQSPQLFKQLLMVAGYDRYYQIVKCFRDEDLRADRQPEFTQIDIETSFLAEEEIREMFEGMIRTVFRNAAGIDLPVFPTMTYGDAMFKYGSDKPDLRVKLEFTELTELMKRVDFKVFSNAATMVGGRVVALRVPGGGAEGGLSRGEIDAYQEFVKIYGAKGLAYIKVNDAAAGREGLQSPIVKNLDDASLAEIIARTGARNGDILFFGADKEKVVNDAIGALRVKIGHSAFGKKAGLFDDRWAPLWVVDFPMFEFDEEGQRWSAVHHPFTAPKDGHEDLMDTAPEKCIAKAYDMVLNGIEMGGGSVRIHREEVQSKVFRALKISAEDAQLKFGFLLDALQYGAPPHGGIAIGLDRLVMLMTGAESIRDVIAFPKTQRAQDLLTQAPSPVDEKQLRELHIRLRNVQQPA
- a CDS encoding DUF502 domain-containing protein gives rise to the protein MLALRKWLFSGLLVIVPLFITLAVLKWIIDTLDQTLWVLPVVWQKWLYDNNVRGLGVLLTLAILLGVGAIASNFVGKRLLGWGDAVVRRIPVVRSIYSSVKQVSDTLFSENGNAFRTAVLVQWPREGVWTIAFVTGTPGSDVVEHLGGGDYLGVYVPTTPNPTGGYFVMLKRSDCIELKMSVDEALKYIVSMGVVVPGGPSTLANK
- a CDS encoding sodium:solute symporter family protein, translating into MLLTLVVVYLLVTIAIGLYAAKRVKNTTDFAIAGRHLPLFMIVTTTFATWFGSETVLGIPAKFIEGGLHGVVEDPFGAGTCLILVGLFFAGKLYRMTLLTISDYYRERYGRSVEVACSLIIMLSYLGWVSAQVTALGLVFNVLSAGAISIPVGMVIGVVSILAYTLFGGMWSVAVTDFIQMIILVSGLAVIAVFAGNMAGGADKVVAFAVSKDLFKFWPEPNWHDMVFFFAAAITMMLGSIPQQDVFQRVMSANSVKAATRGPVIGGVAYILFAFVPMFLVASALLIMPEQTAALLKEDPQKVLPTLVLEKMPFVMQVLFFGALLSAIKSTASATLLAPSVTFTENIWRQFRPSGTDRQNLMTMRITVLVFSAAVLAYAIRMQGTPIYELVSGAYQVPLVGAFVPLVCGLYWRRATTQGAIVSILFGIGVWLLFLSMPWGAEFPAQLAGVLASFVGMVAGSLAPQWVTNTRTPHRLLATEPA